The following coding sequences lie in one Zingiber officinale cultivar Zhangliang chromosome 2B, Zo_v1.1, whole genome shotgun sequence genomic window:
- the LOC122045333 gene encoding uncharacterized protein LOC122045333, with product MPLIPSTMEDAAAHVLHLLDLYWFRQQILLPPPPPPPPPPPADPRPRQPLRLRRTLSHESAPAPSASLAIQPPQLRAILSRKEAPPEALFPAPPAAHAKGNGDRRQKRRRLRRTKSKSLTDLEFEELKGLIDLGFAFSHEEADPRLLEIVPGLRRNKAGDAPGSVSVARPYLSEAWETRPEADLLNNWRFQAAAAGGGVNLKDQLKSWAHAVASAIVR from the coding sequence ATGCCACTAATTCCCTCCACGATGGAGGACGCCGCCGCGCACGTGCTCCACCTCCTCGATCTCTACTGGTTCCGCCAACAAATCCTCctcccacctcctcctccgccgccgcctcCGCCACCGGCAGATCCGCGGCCTCGTCAGCCTCTCCGCCTCCGCCGCACTCTCAGCCACGAGTCCGCCCCCGCCCCTTCCGCCTCCCTCGCCATCCAACCGCCCCAGCTGAGGGCCATCCTGTCCAGGAAGGAGGCCCCGCCGGAGGCCCTCTTCCCCGCGCCCCCTGCCGCCCACGCGAAGGGCAACGGCGACCGGAGGCAGAAGAGGAGGAGGTTGAGGAGGACGAAGAGCAAGAGCTTGACGGACCTGGAGTTCGAGGAGCTCAAGGGGCTCATCGATCTGGGCTTCGCCTTCTCCCACGAGGAGGCCGACCCCCGGTTGCTGGAGATCGTGCCGGGGCTCCGGAGGAACAAGGCTGGGGACGCACCGGGCTCCGTCTCCGTCGCCAGGCCCTACCTATCGGAGGCGTGGGAGACGAGACCGGAGGCGGATCTCCTGAACAATTGGCGGTTCCAAGCCGCCGCCGCCGGCGGCGGGGTGAACTTGAAGGACCAGCTGAAGAGTTGGGCGCACGCGGTCGCATCCGCCATCGTACGATGA
- the LOC122045334 gene encoding peroxidase P7-like: MSSRAAAAFLVLLVVSAAAAASRLSHKYYSTSCPGLQPLVRRIVDQALSQDPALGAALLRLFFHDCFVNGCDASVLLDDTASFTGEKNAAPNVNSLRGFEVIDAIKSSVEAKCSRTVSCADIVALAARDSVAVLGGPYWAVYLGRRDARTASQRAAVENLPPPGASLSTLLSSFGAKGLAAGDMIALSGAHTIGQARCANFRQHIYNDTDVDPGFAAVRQLGCEASGGDSLTAPLDVRTPLVFDNEYYRNLVARKGLLHSDQQLFDGCQYDYLVRRYSVSQTAFFTDFAAAMVKMGDMSPLTGSSGEIRTNCRRWN; encoded by the exons ATGTCATCCCGGGCCGCCGCCGCCTTCCTCGTCCTCCTAGTCGTCTCCGCGGCCGCCGCCGCCTCCCGGCTCTCCCATAAATACTACTCCACCTCCTGCCCCGGCCTTCAACCCCTCGTCCGCCGCATCGTGGACCAAGCGCTGTCTCAGGATCCGGCGTTGGGCGCCGCTCTGCTTCGCCTCTTCTTCCATGATTGCTTCGTGAAT GGCTGCGACGCTTCGGTTCTCCTCGACGACACCGCGAGCTTCACCGGCGAGAAGAACGCCGCCCCCAACGTGAACTCCCTCCGGGGATTCGAGGTCATCGACGCCATCAAATCCAGCGTCGAAGCAAAGTGCAGCCGGACCGTGTCTTGCGCCGATATCGTCGCCCTCGCCGCTAGAGACAGCGTTGCCGTg CTGGGAGGCCCATACTGGGCGGTGTACCTGGGCCGGCGGGATGCGCGGACGGCTAGCCAGAGGGCGGCGGTGGAGAACCTGCCGCCGCCCGGCGCGAGCCTTTCGACTCTGTTGTCTTCCTTTGGGGCGAAGGGGCTGGCGGCGGGGGACATGATCGCGCTCTCCGGGGCCCACACCATCGGCCAGGCGCGCTGCGCCAACTTCCGCCAGCACATCTACAACGACACCGACGTCGACCCCGGGTTCGCCGCAGTCCGCCAGCTGGGCTGCGAGGCCTCCGGCGGCGACTCCTTAACGGCGCCGCTGGACGTGAGGACGCCGCTGGTCTTCGACAACGAGTACTACCGGAACCTGGTGGCGCGCAAGGGGCTGCTGCACTCCGACCAGCAGCTGTTCGACGGCTGCCAGTACGACTACCTGGTGCGCCGCTACAGCGTCAGCCAGACGGCCTTCTTCACCGACTTCGCCGCCGCCATGGTCAAGATGGGCGACATGAGCCCCCTCACCGGCTCCAGTGGAGAGATCAGGACGAACTGCCGGAGGTGGAACTGA
- the LOC122045336 gene encoding 60S ribosomal protein L34-like — MVQRLTYRKRHSYATKSNQTRVVKTPGGKLVYQYTHKRASGPKCPVTGKRIQGIPHLRPTQYRRSRLSRNRRTVNRAYGGVLSGGAVRERIIRAFLVEEQKIVKKVLKIQKAKEKQSTKS, encoded by the exons ATGGTGCAAAGGTTAACCTACCGGAAGAGGCATAGCTATGCCACCAAATCGAATCAGACCCGTGTCGTCAAAACCCCTG GTGGGAAGTTGGTGTACCAGTATACACACAAAAGAGCCAGTGGACCCAAATGCCCCGTGACTGGAAAGAGAATCCAAGGG ATTCCTCACTTGAGACCCACACAGTACAGAAGATCTAGATTGTCTAGAAACCGGAGGACTGTGAACCGAGCTTATGGTGGGGTCTTATCTGGAGGTGCTGTCAGAGAGAG GATTATCCGAGCTTTCTTGGTCGAAGAGCAAAAGATCGTGAAGAAAGTTTTGAAGATCCAGAAGGCTAAAGAGAAGCAAAGCACCAAGAGCTAA
- the LOC122045335 gene encoding uncharacterized protein LOC122045335, translating into MECLRISARSTLPRHHPAIRRIGLAPAGRRLHLPQPSVPRHRSVRCSHAVPLPKEREGNKKGRWKKVAAGTAVAVACVLGAVYLSPAVSAPPAKPTESGFICVEIESCENNVLDRTRDEVREILFKKGTCGVPKMESWMDDPMMFDATLKVVQWHIAKKDYHAAEEICKQTIKIGPESDARPRLLMAVIRMILAVEVMLEPETGEQEPEAYVKSAMESWKEFYGSVGRKVPTLD; encoded by the exons ATGGAGTGCCTCAGGATCAGCGCACGGAGTACCCTGCCCCGTCACCACCCGGCAATTAGGCGCATCGGTCTTGCGCCTGCTGGCCGGCGACTCCACCTTCCCCAGCCGTCGGTGCCCCGGCATCGCTCCGTACGCTGCTCCCATGCAGTGCCCCTGCCGAAGGAGCGCGAGGGGAACAAGAAAGGCCGGTGGAAGAAGGTGGCGGCTGGGACGGCCGTCGCCGTAGCTTGCGTGCTGGGTGCAGTCTACTTGTCACCCGCCGTATCGGCCCCCCCTGCGAAGCCGACCGAATCAGGATTCATCTGTGTAGAAATCGAAAGTTGTGAAAATAACGTGCTGGACAGAACGCGGGACGAAGTGCGCGAAATCTTGTTCAAGAAG GGAACGTGCGGCGTGCCTAAGATGGAGTCCTGGATGGATGACCCGATGATGTTCGATGCTACTCTGAAGGTGGTGCAGTGGCACATCGCGAAG AAAGACTATCACGCGGCGGAAGAAATCTGcaaacaaaccataaaaatcggACCGGAGTCTGATGCACGTCCTCGTCTTCTCATG GCTGTGATTAGGATGATTCTGGCAGTGGAAGTGATGCTGGAACCAGAGACAGGAGAACAGGAGCCGGAAGCGTACGTCAAGAGCGCGATGGAGTCGTGGAAAGAGTTCTACGGAAGCGTCGGTAGGAAGGTACCGACATTGGACTAG